In one Brevibacillus composti genomic region, the following are encoded:
- the pilM gene encoding type IV pilus biogenesis protein PilM: MKLRIPFQTYPVRIGIAMEEEGLRFVEAKCVDGGVEIRQAGRIRLEDGCMENGRIIDMERAKLQLALAKKELRLSKKKAILSIPTSTVVIRKTRQPRLSPEEIRSLLEIELGTTIHLPFSRPYFDFHKIGEVEPEQDPNERDGFGLDDALPEDEYLVIAAPGDVIDPYIELLKVLDLEVTAVDIEPLALYRLLLASGEGYPTDFMFLQLGPHAVNVSIFQSDIPEFLRSIPIQMAHYQPAGEPALQGESSGALDAFVQDLIREVDRVINFYQFSMKNDGTRIKTIYITGEGSNLEEMIAMLQPRMSSLQIHPLPTHHIRHQPTLQKSVQAITAAAGLTLRG; encoded by the coding sequence ATGAAACTGCGCATCCCTTTTCAGACATATCCCGTTCGGATCGGCATCGCCATGGAGGAGGAAGGGCTTCGCTTTGTTGAAGCCAAATGTGTGGACGGCGGTGTAGAGATCCGGCAGGCAGGACGGATCCGGCTGGAGGACGGGTGCATGGAGAATGGACGGATCATCGACATGGAGCGTGCCAAATTGCAGCTCGCTCTCGCGAAGAAGGAGCTTCGTCTCTCGAAAAAGAAGGCGATTCTCTCCATCCCGACGTCCACGGTCGTCATCCGCAAAACCCGTCAGCCCAGGCTGTCGCCCGAAGAGATTCGGTCGCTTCTGGAGATCGAGCTGGGCACCACGATCCACCTGCCCTTTTCACGCCCTTATTTCGATTTTCACAAGATCGGAGAGGTGGAGCCGGAGCAGGATCCAAACGAACGAGACGGCTTCGGATTGGACGACGCCCTGCCGGAGGACGAATATTTGGTGATCGCAGCGCCGGGCGATGTGATCGATCCCTATATCGAACTGCTGAAAGTGCTGGATCTGGAGGTCACCGCGGTCGACATCGAGCCTTTGGCACTGTATCGGTTGCTGCTGGCGAGCGGTGAAGGGTACCCGACCGATTTTATGTTTTTGCAATTGGGACCGCACGCGGTCAACGTGAGCATTTTTCAAAGCGACATTCCGGAGTTCTTGCGGAGCATTCCGATCCAAATGGCCCACTATCAGCCGGCTGGGGAGCCCGCCCTCCAAGGCGAGTCATCCGGGGCTTTGGATGCCTTCGTCCAAGATCTGATCAGGGAAGTAGACCGGGTGATCAATTTTTATCAATTCAGCATGAAAAATGACGGGACCCGGATCAAAACGATCTACATAACGGGCGAAGGATCCAATCTGGAAGAGATGATTGCGATGCTCCAGCCGCGGATGTCCAGCTTGCAAATCCACCCCCTGCCCACCCACCATATCCGGCACCAGCCGACGCTGCAAAAGAGCGTGCAGGCGATTACGGCTGCGGCGGGACTAACCTTGAGAGGTTGA
- a CDS encoding PilN domain-containing protein: MVTINLLPKKKKVSGGAMWLSVAGALWLIGAAWMGWTYYADRTAVDRLQQEIAQHEQMLKAAEKRLGTKAATATVQEYVEVSERVQHLFRPTTLLLDELAENLPDRGKLQKISYSLDGQVQLVGRFEQYDDVAAYLHHLQASPQVRKAQVKSIVSAPIKWIGPVDEQGKPLSPSLQAVGGDILPRYTATFELRVQTVDLAELIQRLTDLASAQKK; this comes from the coding sequence GTGGTAACCATTAACCTATTGCCGAAAAAGAAAAAGGTGAGCGGCGGTGCCATGTGGCTCTCGGTAGCGGGGGCACTCTGGCTGATCGGCGCTGCCTGGATGGGCTGGACCTATTACGCGGATCGGACGGCTGTCGATCGGCTGCAACAGGAAATCGCCCAGCATGAGCAGATGCTCAAGGCCGCAGAGAAGCGGCTGGGGACGAAGGCGGCGACGGCAACGGTTCAAGAATATGTCGAGGTGTCCGAGCGGGTGCAGCATCTATTCCGGCCGACGACGCTCTTGTTGGACGAGCTCGCCGAAAATCTGCCGGATCGGGGCAAGCTGCAGAAAATCAGCTACAGCCTGGACGGACAGGTGCAGCTCGTCGGCCGCTTCGAGCAATACGACGACGTGGCTGCTTATTTGCATCATCTGCAAGCCTCTCCGCAGGTACGAAAAGCGCAGGTCAAGTCCATCGTATCCGCTCCCATCAAATGGATCGGGCCCGTCGATGAACAGGGGAAGCCGCTTTCCCCTTCCCTGCAGGCAGTCGGCGGAGACATCTTGCCGCGCTATACAGCCACATTTGAACTGAGGGTCCAGACGGTCGATCTGGCTGAGCTGATCCAGCGGCTCACCGATCTTGCGTCTGCGCAGAAAAAGTAG
- a CDS encoding MFS transporter translates to MAQTSIFQNRVVRTILLSALFLQIGIWVRNFAVLLFVMEQTHGDPFAVSMIYLAEFAPIFIFSFIGGTFADRWRPKHTMVWCDLLSAVSVFVVLLTFVFGTWKAVFFATLVSAILSQFSQPSGMKLFKMHLPEDQMQAGMSIYQTLFAVFMIFGPVLGTFVYQTFGISAAIGIMGVAFLLSAAVLFFLPPDRVEEKNERATTLLQEMGNGIRYVLGNPVLTKLGFCFLAAGLSIGMIQPMGIFLVTERLGLPKESLQWLMAVNGVGMILGGALTMTVAKKTPPQKLLVVGMLVNAIAFVVAGLSTNLWLTMTAQLFNGLFMPCIHIGINTMILKYTEGAFVGRVMGILSPLFTGAMVLTMSIAGTMKKMLSLVSVYEIAAFLFIVGLLFIVPLLRQQPQLEQKPAP, encoded by the coding sequence ATGGCCCAAACAAGTATTTTTCAAAACCGGGTTGTCCGGACGATCTTGCTCTCGGCCCTGTTTTTGCAGATCGGCATCTGGGTGCGAAATTTTGCCGTGCTGCTGTTCGTGATGGAACAGACCCATGGCGATCCGTTTGCCGTCTCGATGATCTATCTGGCGGAATTTGCGCCCATCTTTATCTTTTCGTTTATCGGCGGCACCTTTGCTGACCGCTGGCGCCCCAAGCATACCATGGTTTGGTGCGACCTTTTGAGCGCGGTTTCCGTATTCGTCGTGCTGCTTACCTTTGTATTCGGGACCTGGAAAGCGGTATTTTTCGCCACGCTCGTCTCCGCCATCCTGTCTCAGTTTTCGCAGCCTTCCGGCATGAAGCTCTTCAAGATGCATTTGCCCGAGGATCAGATGCAGGCGGGGATGTCGATCTATCAGACGTTGTTCGCCGTCTTCATGATCTTCGGTCCCGTGCTGGGCACGTTTGTCTACCAAACCTTTGGCATCAGCGCGGCGATCGGCATCATGGGCGTCGCCTTTCTGCTCTCCGCGGCTGTGCTGTTTTTCCTGCCGCCCGACCGCGTCGAGGAAAAGAATGAGCGGGCCACGACGCTCCTGCAAGAGATGGGGAACGGCATCCGCTATGTCCTGGGCAATCCCGTGCTGACCAAGCTGGGTTTCTGCTTTTTGGCCGCTGGACTCAGTATCGGCATGATTCAGCCGATGGGCATCTTTCTGGTGACAGAGCGGCTGGGCCTGCCGAAGGAAAGCCTGCAGTGGTTGATGGCCGTCAACGGTGTCGGCATGATTCTCGGAGGCGCGCTGACGATGACCGTCGCCAAGAAAACGCCGCCGCAAAAACTGCTCGTCGTCGGGATGCTGGTGAATGCGATCGCCTTTGTGGTAGCCGGTCTTTCCACCAATCTGTGGCTGACGATGACGGCGCAGCTATTCAACGGCTTGTTCATGCCATGCATCCACATCGGCATCAACACCATGATCTTGAAGTACACCGAAGGGGCCTTTGTCGGCCGCGTGATGGGCATTCTCAGCCCGCTGTTTACAGGTGCGATGGTGCTGACGATGAGCATCGCCGGGACGATGAAAAAAATGTTGTCGCTGGTCTCTGTATACGAGATCGCCGCGTTCCTCTTTATCGTCGGTCTGCTGTTCATCGTGCCCCTGCTGCGCCAACAGCCGCAACTCGAACAGAAGCCTGCCCCCTAA
- a CDS encoding GNAT family N-acetyltransferase — protein sequence MGDLDRFELRLEELTPADIPDLLRLSAMVGWDYDEEEVATFFIAGRVFGHRDREGGVCSCAAVIPYGESLASIGMVIVHPDYRGRGLGKEVTQACVDAGNEQTADGRAPALMLVATPAGRPVYEGLGFAAVDWVHKYLCDRYQPSAGPHAEGSSKATPPASSLWEVQPLAPEHLEPIIRLDKQAFGADRREFLFRRIVQARKKLVLLGRDGSVAGYGLGVEGPVNLVLGPIVAPDEQAAVLLVDALAHNYPGKLRIDVPSGHEGFRRFLEGAGFTQVTQPPIMVKQADRLPKRNGCLYAIASQAFG from the coding sequence ATGGGTGACCTTGATCGCTTTGAACTGCGCTTGGAGGAGCTGACCCCAGCAGATATTCCCGATTTGCTCCGGCTGTCGGCTATGGTGGGCTGGGATTATGACGAAGAAGAGGTGGCCACTTTTTTTATCGCCGGGAGAGTTTTCGGCCACCGGGACCGGGAGGGGGGCGTATGCTCCTGTGCAGCCGTTATCCCGTACGGCGAGTCGCTGGCTTCCATCGGGATGGTCATCGTACATCCTGACTATCGGGGGAGGGGGCTGGGAAAGGAAGTCACGCAGGCATGTGTCGACGCCGGCAACGAACAGACGGCGGATGGCCGCGCGCCCGCCTTGATGCTTGTCGCCACACCGGCAGGGAGACCGGTCTATGAAGGGCTCGGTTTTGCTGCCGTGGACTGGGTGCACAAATACTTGTGCGACCGCTATCAGCCATCAGCGGGACCGCACGCGGAAGGCTCTAGTAAAGCGACACCGCCCGCAAGCTCGCTGTGGGAGGTACAGCCCTTGGCTCCCGAACATCTGGAGCCGATCATCCGCCTGGACAAACAGGCATTCGGCGCGGACAGAAGAGAATTTTTGTTCCGCCGGATCGTCCAGGCACGGAAAAAGCTCGTCTTGTTGGGGAGGGACGGTTCCGTCGCGGGCTACGGGCTGGGCGTAGAGGGCCCTGTCAATCTGGTGCTCGGCCCCATCGTCGCTCCCGATGAGCAGGCGGCCGTACTGCTGGTGGATGCACTGGCGCACAACTACCCCGGGAAGCTGCGAATCGATGTCCCCTCCGGACACGAAGGGTTTCGGCGCTTTCTGGAAGGAGCGGGATTCACCCAGGTGACGCAGCCGCCGATCATGGTAAAGCAAGCGGACCGATTGCCAAAGCGAAATGGCTGTCTGTACGCGATCGCGTCTCAGGCGTTTGGATGA
- a CDS encoding DinB family protein, with protein MNRMDLLLREFDHTYLQEDWYPPLKDALAGLTAAQASWRPPGAAANTIWEIVSHLLFFKEQLLCRLQNKEVVAAATNDDTFTPSGGPDDEEAWQADVKRMETIHHQLRELLAALREEDFDRPFPVSPLGLRVFSIITHDAFHAGQIVQIRKMQGSWPARRAFE; from the coding sequence ATGAACCGGATGGATTTGCTTTTGCGTGAGTTCGATCACACATACCTGCAGGAAGATTGGTATCCGCCCCTGAAGGATGCTTTGGCCGGATTGACCGCGGCCCAGGCCAGCTGGCGCCCGCCCGGCGCAGCGGCGAACACGATTTGGGAAATCGTCAGCCATCTCCTCTTTTTCAAGGAACAGCTGCTCTGCCGCTTGCAAAATAAGGAAGTTGTCGCCGCCGCCACCAATGATGACACCTTTACCCCTTCGGGCGGTCCAGATGACGAAGAGGCGTGGCAAGCCGATGTCAAACGGATGGAGACGATTCATCATCAGCTGCGCGAGTTGCTCGCTGCGCTGCGCGAAGAAGACTTCGATCGTCCTTTTCCCGTCAGCCCCCTGGGCCTGCGCGTATTCAGCATCATCACGCACGATGCGTTTCACGCCGGCCAGATTGTGCAAATCCGCAAAATGCAGGGCTCCTGGCCAGCCCGCAGAGCCTTTGAGTAA
- a CDS encoding pilus assembly protein PilO has product MAERTRQILFLFVALLFALLAVFYYFYLTPMQEKKKQRTVELAQLRATVQGMTEQKQNQQNERTVSEQKLARVAEAIPVTPYTDQLIKDLGKLQTISNVEILSATFSEQKAMSAKEIAEKIIARGDEGWAESGEADADGEEVADAGVDGDAGTATKADAGTKAPPSVETIKRFLPETTLGSVEITLSIKAQYEELYRFLTEVQDLSRYLRVDEISVTSDEKDEFTVSADDKMTATVKLTSYYAPEFRQLVGKPPAVDVDAPSGKGNPFEYGTMHKPADEADR; this is encoded by the coding sequence ATGGCCGAGAGAACACGTCAAATTCTTTTCTTGTTTGTCGCTCTGCTGTTCGCCCTGCTGGCTGTCTTCTACTATTTCTACCTCACGCCCATGCAGGAGAAAAAGAAACAGCGCACCGTGGAGCTGGCCCAGCTTCGCGCCACGGTTCAGGGAATGACGGAGCAAAAGCAAAACCAGCAGAATGAGAGAACCGTTTCCGAACAAAAACTGGCCAGGGTGGCCGAAGCCATTCCCGTCACGCCGTACACGGATCAGCTGATCAAGGATTTGGGCAAGCTGCAGACGATCAGCAATGTGGAGATTCTCAGCGCTACTTTTTCGGAGCAAAAAGCCATGTCGGCCAAGGAGATTGCGGAAAAGATAATCGCCAGAGGAGACGAGGGCTGGGCGGAATCGGGCGAGGCTGATGCGGACGGGGAAGAGGTTGCGGATGCCGGGGTCGATGGGGATGCCGGGACGGCAACCAAGGCCGATGCGGGAACGAAGGCCCCTCCCTCCGTAGAGACGATCAAGCGCTTTCTGCCGGAGACGACTTTGGGCAGCGTAGAGATTACGCTTTCCATAAAAGCACAGTACGAGGAACTGTATCGTTTTCTGACAGAGGTCCAGGACTTGTCCCGGTACCTGCGGGTGGATGAAATCAGCGTCACGTCCGATGAAAAAGACGAGTTCACGGTGTCCGCGGACGACAAGATGACGGCCACGGTGAAGCTGACCAGCTACTACGCACCGGAGTTCAGGCAGTTGGTCGGAAAGCCGCCCGCCGTCGATGTGGATGCTCCGTCGGGCAAAGGGAATCCGTTTGAGTATGGGACGATGCACAAGCCCGCAGATGAAGCGGACAGGTAA
- a CDS encoding CGNR zinc finger domain-containing protein: MEWLCLDFLNSDYRNWRGSGERVDRLNQPEWWQKFSRKWILDLPMPTEPAVIAALTELRNYMRRVTEAVAARQAPDEQDLAGINRIAASVPTYRRLVFDPEAQYQVQEVVLGEGWEGLMGKILSSFGDLLTKGDPRRLKICENPNCLWVYYDESRNRSSRWCEDKTCGNLMKVRRFRERQKQKGGGAAEGED; encoded by the coding sequence GTGGAATGGCTTTGTCTCGATTTTCTTAACAGCGATTACAGAAATTGGCGCGGCTCCGGCGAGCGGGTAGACCGACTGAACCAGCCGGAGTGGTGGCAGAAATTTTCGCGGAAATGGATACTGGACTTGCCGATGCCGACGGAGCCTGCCGTTATCGCCGCCTTGACAGAACTCAGGAATTATATGCGCCGGGTGACGGAAGCCGTAGCTGCCCGGCAGGCGCCAGATGAGCAGGATTTGGCGGGAATCAACCGGATCGCTGCATCGGTCCCGACGTACAGACGGCTTGTCTTTGATCCGGAGGCACAGTATCAAGTGCAGGAGGTGGTCTTGGGTGAGGGCTGGGAAGGCCTGATGGGAAAAATCCTTTCCTCCTTCGGGGACCTTTTGACGAAAGGGGACCCGAGACGCCTGAAAATCTGTGAAAATCCCAATTGCCTCTGGGTCTATTACGACGAGAGCCGGAATCGCTCCAGTCGCTGGTGCGAGGACAAGACCTGCGGCAATCTGATGAAGGTGCGCCGTTTTCGCGAAAGGCAAAAACAGAAGGGAGGGGGAGCGGCGGAGGGTGAAGACTGA
- a CDS encoding type II secretion system F family protein, translated as MPTFIYEARDRAGKRKRGKVEAGSKPAAIVELKRQGLALLAIEQESKSLLQKEIDIGRPVKSQDFIVFLRQLATLIKAGIGIVDSIHILSQQSESKVLRRILLEVEADIRKGGQLSEAFSKHPKVFEAMFLSMIRAGEASGSLEIVLDRLAAYYEKSHYTRERIKSALMYPLTVGILSVAVTMYLLMNIVPTFVSMFASFHAELPAMTRMVMTASQSLVSSWHLYLISIFVLIFISKFIVNTPYGRYLADYAKLKMPIFGKLLQKGALARMSRTLSTLFSSSVPILQALTIVEDVVGNKIISQAVHESKTSLREGQPLSEPLKRAWVIPPLVSRMIAIGEETGSLDQMLEKVADFYEAEVDNAVDKIKTLIEPLMIVMLAAIVGTIVLAIMIPMFEIFGKVA; from the coding sequence ATGCCGACGTTTATCTATGAAGCGAGGGATCGCGCCGGCAAGCGCAAGCGCGGCAAGGTCGAGGCAGGAAGCAAGCCCGCGGCGATCGTCGAGCTGAAACGGCAGGGGCTGGCTCTCCTGGCGATCGAACAGGAGAGCAAGAGTCTCCTGCAAAAGGAAATCGATATCGGCCGTCCGGTCAAGTCGCAGGACTTTATCGTCTTCCTGCGTCAGCTCGCCACCCTGATCAAAGCGGGCATCGGGATCGTCGATTCGATTCATATCTTGAGCCAGCAGAGCGAAAGCAAGGTATTGCGCAGGATTTTGCTGGAGGTGGAGGCGGACATTCGCAAAGGCGGCCAGTTGTCCGAGGCATTTTCCAAGCATCCCAAGGTATTCGAGGCGATGTTTCTCAGCATGATTCGCGCTGGAGAGGCGTCGGGCAGTCTGGAAATCGTATTGGACAGGCTGGCTGCGTATTACGAGAAGTCGCACTACACGCGGGAGCGTATCAAGTCGGCGCTCATGTATCCGCTGACCGTCGGCATCTTGTCGGTGGCGGTGACGATGTACCTCTTGATGAACATCGTTCCCACCTTTGTCTCCATGTTTGCCAGCTTTCATGCGGAGCTCCCCGCGATGACGCGGATGGTGATGACCGCCAGTCAGAGCCTCGTTAGTTCTTGGCATCTATATTTAATTAGTATTTTCGTCCTAATTTTCATTAGTAAATTCATTGTCAATACTCCATATGGACGTTATTTGGCGGATTATGCTAAACTAAAAATGCCGATATTTGGCAAATTGTTGCAAAAGGGTGCGCTCGCACGCATGAGCCGCACGCTGAGCACATTATTTTCCAGTTCGGTGCCGATCCTGCAAGCACTGACGATCGTGGAGGACGTCGTCGGGAACAAAATTATCAGCCAAGCCGTGCATGAGTCCAAAACCAGCCTGCGCGAGGGGCAGCCGCTATCGGAGCCGCTCAAGCGGGCATGGGTGATCCCGCCGCTCGTCTCGCGGATGATCGCCATCGGAGAAGAGACAGGCTCTCTGGATCAGATGCTGGAAAAGGTCGCTGACTTTTACGAGGCGGAGGTGGATAATGCCGTTGACAAGATCAAGACGCTCATTGAGCCGCTCATGATCGTGATGCTTGCCGCGATTGTCGGCACGATTGTCCTCGCAATTATGATTCCGATGTTTGAAATTTTTGGAAAAGTTGCCTAG
- a CDS encoding prepilin-type N-terminal cleavage/methylation domain-containing protein → MFTRYLKDQRGLTLVELLAVVVILGIIAAIAIPSVGNIIENSRKDAHIANAQMLASAARMAAISEGKATGSYTLKKLQEEGFIGDIQVPGQDGLYDAEDTEVTITLVEEKDTKIEKEVIKVTLSDGKNTFVDNEDVSALDRDKVYLDGKPAASGS, encoded by the coding sequence ATGTTTACACGCTATTTGAAGGATCAGCGCGGCCTTACCTTGGTCGAGCTGCTGGCGGTTGTCGTTATTTTAGGGATTATTGCAGCGATTGCGATTCCTTCCGTGGGGAATATTATTGAGAATAGCCGGAAGGATGCTCATATTGCCAATGCGCAGATGCTGGCGAGCGCGGCGCGAATGGCGGCGATTTCCGAGGGGAAAGCGACGGGGAGCTACACGCTGAAGAAATTGCAGGAAGAGGGCTTTATCGGCGATATCCAGGTGCCCGGACAGGATGGTCTCTATGACGCTGAGGATACAGAAGTTACGATCACGTTGGTAGAAGAGAAGGACACGAAAATCGAGAAAGAAGTCATTAAGGTAACTCTTTCTGACGGAAAAAATACGTTTGTGGATAATGAAGACGTCAGTGCGTTGGATCGGGATAAAGTGTACCTGGATGGCAAACCGGCTGCCTCCGGTTCTTAA
- a CDS encoding prepilin peptidase: MEQLLTLIFFLFGLIFGSFFNVVGLRVPEGESIVLPPSRCRSCGARLRPADLIPVLSYLFSKGACRHCHAKISPLYPAVEGLTGLAFALVYQVYGWSGETAAGLLFVSVLAIISVSDLAYRLIPDKITLPAWGLFLLLRWWIHPAEPYGLHLLAMAVGFGVFFLLTVLSRGGVGGGDIKLFAVVGLFLGLRLLVLAIFLSALLGTIYGIGLILLRGAGRKTQVPFGPFIAAGSFLAYVAGDGLIRWYVEWFL; the protein is encoded by the coding sequence ATGGAACAGTTGCTCACCCTCATTTTTTTTCTATTCGGTCTCATCTTCGGTTCTTTCTTCAATGTCGTCGGTCTGCGCGTGCCAGAGGGGGAATCGATCGTCCTGCCTCCCTCTCGCTGTCGCAGCTGCGGCGCGAGATTGCGACCGGCGGACCTGATTCCGGTGCTCTCCTACCTCTTTAGCAAAGGCGCATGCCGTCATTGTCACGCGAAAATTTCACCGCTCTACCCGGCCGTTGAGGGATTGACCGGTTTGGCCTTTGCGCTCGTCTATCAGGTGTACGGCTGGAGCGGCGAGACGGCGGCGGGCCTGCTGTTTGTCTCGGTCCTGGCGATCATCAGCGTCTCGGATCTCGCCTATCGGCTCATTCCGGACAAGATTACCCTGCCCGCATGGGGGCTCTTTCTCCTCCTGCGCTGGTGGATCCATCCGGCAGAGCCGTATGGGCTGCATCTGCTCGCCATGGCGGTCGGCTTTGGGGTGTTTTTCCTGCTGACGGTGCTCTCCCGCGGCGGTGTGGGCGGCGGCGACATCAAGCTGTTTGCCGTGGTCGGCCTGTTTCTCGGCCTTCGCTTGCTGGTGCTGGCGATCTTCTTATCTGCGCTATTGGGAACGATCTACGGCATCGGCCTGATCCTTTTGCGCGGTGCCGGCCGGAAGACACAGGTTCCGTTTGGTCCGTTTATCGCGGCGGGGTCTTTTCTGGCCTACGTGGCGGGGGACGGGCTCATTCGTTGGTACGTGGAATGGTTCTTGTAA